The Triticum aestivum cultivar Chinese Spring chromosome 3A, IWGSC CS RefSeq v2.1, whole genome shotgun sequence genome includes a region encoding these proteins:
- the LOC123058128 gene encoding protein RALF-like 9, producing the protein MGKVMSMRLALVVLVLASLVLAAQEADGARPASTDGVISYGALLRGNGANTSDASVRPSAVANSYTRGCSKINRCRG; encoded by the coding sequence ATGGGGAAGGTGATGAGCATGCGGCTCGCGCTGGTGGTCCTGGTGCTGGCGAGCCTCGTGCTGGCGGCCCAGGAGGCCGACGGGGCGCGGCCAGCGTCGACCGACGGCGTTATCAGCTACGGTGCTCTCCTGCGCGGGAACGGCGCCAACACCTCCGACGCCAGCGTCCGGCCTTCCGCGGTGGCCAACTCTTACACGCGCGGCTGCAGCAAGATCAACCGTTGCCGCGGCTGA
- the LOC123060667 gene encoding GDSL esterase/lipase At5g45910, with protein MTMRRRLSACVLLLLVLAGQQAAAKKYAAIFNFGDSLVDAGNLVVDGIPEYLATAKLPYGMTYFGYPTGRCSDGRLVVDFIAQELGLPLLPPSKARNATFHHGANFAITGATALDTSYFVAKGLGKTVWNSGSLHTQIKWLQEMKPKICSSPEECRGLFRRSLFIVGEFGGNDYNSPLFAFRPLEEVHEFVGDVVNSIGEGIEKLIAEGAVELVVPGVLPIGCFPVYLSIFRKQPEMYGGKSGCIKDLNTLSWVHNVALQRKIVELRKKHADVRIMYADYYTPTIQFVLHAEKWGMLRQKPRACCGAAGVGVYNFNLTSKCGEPGAYACDDPSNHWSWDGIHLTEASYGHIARGWLYGPFADPPIVGNRNLE; from the exons ATGACGATGAGGCGCCGGTTATCGGCCTGCGTCCTCCTCCTGCTCGTGCTCGCGGGGCAGCAGGCGGCGGCCAAGAAGTACGCCGCCATCTTCAACTTCGGGGACTCCCTGGTGGACGCCGGCAACCTCGTCGTGGACGGCATCCCGGAGTACCTCGCCACCGCGAAGCTGCCCTACGGCATGACCTACTTCGGCTACCCCACCGGCCGCTGCTCCGACGGCCGCCTCGTCGTCGACTTCATCG CGCAGGAGCTGGggctgccgctgctgccgccgtccaagGCGCGCAACGCCACGTTCCACCACGGCGCCAACTTCGCCATCACCGGCGCCACGGCGCTGGACACCAGCTACTTCGTGGCCAAGGGGCTGGGCAAGACGGTGTGGAACTCCGGCTCCCTGCACACCCAGATCAAGTGGCTGCAGGAGATGAAGCCCAAAATCTGCAGCTCCCCCGAAG AGTGCAGGGGCCTGTTCCGGCGGTCGCTGTTCATCGTGGGCGAGTTCGGCGGCAACGACTACAACTCGCCGCTCTTCGCGTTCCGGCCGCTGGAGGAGGTGCACGAGTTCGTGGGGGACGTCGTCAACTCCATCGGCGAGGGAATCGAG AAGCTGATCGCGGAGGGGGCGGTGGAGCTGGTGGTGCCCGGGGTGCTGCCGATCGGCTGCTTCCCGGTGTACCTGTCCATCTTCCGGAAGCAGCCGGAGATGTACGGCGGCAAGAGCGGGTGCATCAAGGACCTCAACACGCTGTCGTGGGTGCACAACGTGGCGCTGCAGCGCAAGATCGTGGAGCTCCGGAAGAAGCACGCCGACGTGCGCATCATGTACGCCGACTACTACACGCCCACCATCCAGTTCGTCCTCCACGCCGAGAAATGGG GGATGCTAAGGCAGAAGCCGAGGGCGTGCTGCGGGGCGGCGGGCGTGGGGGTGTACAACTTCAACCTGACGTCCAAGTGCGGAGAGCCCGGCGCGTACGCGTGCGACGACCCCTCCAACCACTGGAGCTGGGACGGCATCCACCTCACGGAGGCGTCCTACGGCCACATCGCCAGGGGCTGGCTCTACGGGCCCTTCGCCGACCCGCCCATCGTCGGCAACCGGAACCTCGAGTAG